The following coding sequences lie in one Mycobacterium gordonae genomic window:
- a CDS encoding ABC-F family ATP-binding cassette domain-containing protein produces MAHLLGAEAVHLAYPTQVIFESVTLGVNDGARIGIVGRNGDGKSSLLGLLTGELQPDSGRVTQRSGLRVSALAQADSLDPDHTVGWSLVGDQPEHQWAGDGKVRDVVAGLVSDIDWDATVSTLSGGQRRRVQLAQLLIGEWDVIALDEPTNHLDIEGITWLAGHLKQRWARNSGGLLVVTHDRWFLDEVATATWEVHDGIVEPFEGGYAAYVLQRVERDRQAAASEAKRQNLMRKELAWLRRGAPARTSKPKFRIEAANQLIADVPPLRNTVELAKLATARLGKDVIDLLDVSVCYNGRQVLRDVEWRIAPGERTGIVGANGAGKSTLLGLIAGTVQPDTGRVKRGKTVRLAVLDQQGDELTALAGERIADVLGRLQSGYEVEGREMTPTQLLERLGFGRGQLSARVGELSGGQRRRLQLMLTLLSQPNVLLLDEPTNDVDTDMLTATEDLLDSWAGTLIVVSHDRYLLERVTDQQYAIVDRRLRHLPGGIDEYLALANRSSASSGPSAPKPQSQQAMSGAQRRAAEKELASVDRQLARLTDRIEAKHTELAQHDQSDHFGITRLTKQLRELEDEVAAAEAQWLELSEVLE; encoded by the coding sequence GTGGCACATCTGCTCGGAGCCGAGGCCGTCCACCTGGCGTATCCGACCCAGGTGATCTTCGAATCGGTCACCCTCGGCGTCAACGACGGCGCGCGCATCGGCATCGTCGGCCGCAACGGCGACGGCAAGTCCAGCCTGCTGGGCCTGCTCACTGGCGAGCTGCAGCCGGACTCCGGGCGGGTCACCCAGCGCAGCGGTCTGCGGGTCAGCGCGCTGGCCCAGGCGGACAGCCTGGATCCCGACCACACCGTCGGCTGGTCGCTGGTCGGCGACCAACCCGAGCACCAGTGGGCCGGCGACGGCAAAGTGCGTGACGTCGTCGCCGGGCTGGTATCTGATATCGACTGGGATGCAACGGTTTCCACGCTCAGCGGGGGTCAGCGCCGACGGGTGCAGCTGGCCCAGTTGCTCATCGGCGAGTGGGACGTGATCGCCCTCGACGAACCCACCAACCACCTCGACATCGAGGGCATCACCTGGCTGGCGGGACACCTGAAGCAGCGCTGGGCGCGCAATAGCGGCGGGCTGCTGGTCGTCACCCACGACCGGTGGTTTCTGGACGAGGTCGCGACCGCGACCTGGGAAGTGCACGACGGCATCGTCGAGCCGTTCGAAGGCGGCTACGCCGCCTACGTGCTACAGCGGGTCGAGCGCGACCGGCAGGCTGCCGCGTCGGAAGCCAAACGACAGAACCTGATGCGCAAGGAGCTGGCCTGGTTGCGTCGCGGCGCCCCCGCGCGCACCTCCAAGCCCAAGTTCCGCATCGAGGCAGCCAACCAGTTGATCGCCGACGTGCCGCCGCTGCGCAACACCGTCGAGCTGGCCAAGCTCGCAACGGCCCGGTTGGGCAAGGACGTCATCGACCTGCTCGACGTCTCGGTCTGCTACAACGGCCGCCAAGTGCTGCGCGACGTGGAGTGGCGGATCGCGCCGGGAGAACGCACCGGGATCGTCGGGGCCAACGGCGCGGGCAAGTCCACCCTGCTGGGTCTGATCGCCGGTACCGTCCAGCCCGACACCGGACGGGTGAAGCGCGGCAAGACCGTCCGCCTGGCGGTCCTGGATCAGCAGGGTGACGAGCTGACCGCGCTGGCCGGCGAGCGCATCGCCGACGTGCTCGGCCGGTTGCAGAGCGGCTACGAGGTCGAGGGCCGCGAGATGACGCCGACGCAGTTGCTGGAGCGGCTGGGCTTCGGCCGCGGACAGCTCTCGGCGCGCGTCGGGGAACTGTCCGGCGGTCAGCGCCGCCGGCTGCAGCTGATGCTCACGCTGCTGTCGCAGCCGAATGTGCTGCTGCTCGACGAGCCGACCAACGACGTCGACACCGACATGCTGACCGCCACCGAGGACCTGCTGGACTCCTGGGCCGGCACCCTGATCGTCGTTTCGCACGACCGTTACCTGCTCGAGCGCGTTACCGATCAGCAGTACGCGATCGTGGACCGACGATTGCGGCACCTGCCCGGTGGCATCGACGAATACCTGGCGCTGGCCAATCGATCGTCGGCCAGTTCCGGGCCCTCGGCACCCAAACCGCAATCGCAGCAAGCGATGTCGGGGGCACAGCGGCGCGCCGCCGAGAAGGAGCTGGCCTCCGTCGACCGCCAGCTGGCCCGGCTCACCGACCGGATCGAAGCCAAGCACACCGAACTCGCCCAGCACGACCAGTCCGACCACTTCGGTATCACCCGATTGACGAAGCAATTGCGCGAACTCGAGGATGAGGTCGCCGCCGCCGAGGCGCAATGGTTGGAGTTGTCGGAGGTCCTGGAATGA